AACCCGGTACTTTTTCTCCCAGACCTCACCTTCATAGTTTTGCAACACCCATATGTCAACAGTTTGCATAGCATTGTCATGGCTATAGATGCCAAGCGTGCCATCCATCTCAAAGATGTACGACTTGGTGGGAATACGTGGAGCACGCATCTCCCGGAACGACTCAGTTGTGGTGTCAAATACCCATAGCAGGATAATTTGGCCCTGATGGTGCGATGGAGACCAATGCAAGCTCTCACGGAAGAGGGCAGGTGTGCCGGATATCAAATGTGCCGCTGCCCCCCCAATGTACCTTGGCTGGTCGGAGCCGAGCGTGAAGACATAGCTAGAAGCCAACTCTACCATTAGGCAGCAGATCGCCGGCAATcggctcctcctcgtcgtcctcgtcgttgCTGCTCCGGTGCATTAACACTCTGTATTCGCCGGTAGGGCGGTGTGGATACATCCCCAAGAAGGAGAATTGCATGAAGTCGGGCGGTTCCCACAGGGGAGCATGCTGGCGCGTGGTTGGGTTGCACACAGAGACGCAGTCGCCATCCTCGCTAGCGACGGAGAGGATGAGAAGACCGTCGCATGAGGTCTCGGGGTATAAGCCCTCCAAATCGTCGAGCCGGGCGACGGGCTGGAGATGGGGGTCAGCGGCCTGGTGGTCAAAGGTAAGGATGCTTTGGTAGCGTCCGCTGAACCCGCAGACGACGGGGAGGGAGGGCTGCCGGGCGTGGTGCGCCAAGAGGAAATCTTGGGGGGAGGTGGCGCGGCGCCAGGAACGGCAGACGGCGGAACAGCGGAGGATGCATTGTGGGGACAGGCGGAGGAGGATCTCCCAGACGACGATCTCGTCGGGGAGGCCCGGGAGGAGAGGCGTCGCTGCTGCTGTTGCGCCCTCCGCCATGGTCGCCGGGCTGGGAGCTCGTCCTGTAGATCCGTCCCAGAAAGAGAAGAGCTTTTTGTTTGTTTTGACATTTGATTGAAGAGTTGTGGAGTCTTGTAGTAGATCCGTCCCAGAACATGAGAAAAGGAAGTACGACCCGGACACCGGCACCTTTTTTGGTAGTGCGCCAGCAAGAAGCAGAGCTCGCCTCCTTTGTTTTTTGGTAGTGTGCCAACAACCACCGTCCACCGATGCTAAAACCCCAGACAATCTGGGCGGctaccctccctctctccctcggccgcctcctcctcctccccaaaTCCAGCCCCTCGAATCCCTGCGGCCGCCGGCTCCCCTTCCGCCCGTAAGCAGCGCCTCCCCCTCTCCCCTGTTCCCCCGATTTCCTCTCCTCTTCTCATGGTCTGACGATGGTTCAGGGTTTGCAAGCGGCGGATGAGCGCCCAGGCGCAGCCGAGGTTCGCCCCTCTCCCCACAGCGCAAACCGAATCTGATGCCGGTAAGTTTCTTATCCGCCCTACCCTGTTAAAACGGACTCATCGTTGCTCGTCTGCTCATGTATTTGGGGGGATAAGCACTGACGGCTTCCGGTTTGGCTTTCCAGGGGCAGAGGAAGGGCACCAGTTCAGGCTGGTTTCCTACAACATACTGGCCCAGGTATGACAATCTTCTGCTACTTCACTCGATATCATTCAGGCGTATGGAACTATGGATATTGATTGTTGAACCGCTGAAAGAAAGGGAAAGAACCTAAAGGTGGGTAACGATCTGCTCTGCCCTGCAGGTTTATGTGAAGAGCGCGTTCTTCCCGCATTCTCCGTCCGCATCTCTCAAGTAAGATCATAATTATTAGGAAAAATTTGCTACAGGACACTGTTATTTTTTGGCATTTGCTGAAACACACCGCTCGATTGTGTCTTTGccaggtaccattacaattttgtgaaacatttgccagaacacaccacctgGCTGAAAACGGAAAGTTTTGCCCTTTGTCTTCAAAACCAGCCATCCCACGTAAAAGTGCAAAACTTTCCGTTTTTAGTcaggtggtgtgttctggcaaatgtgtcacaaaattgtaatggtacctAGCAAAGACACAATCAAACGGTGTGTttgaacaaatgccaaaaattaacGGTGTCGTGCAGCAAATTTTCCCTAATTATTAAGTGGAATGACTAACTATTTCTTAGCGAATTTAGAATTTCTTATTTCTAGGCCGAACTATCTTGTCCGATGTTTTTTTGTATCCAACGAAACAACAAGTATTAACACATTTTAGAATCATATGTAATCTGGTCGTCTTGGAAATAAATCTCAAGTAATGTTGGATTTCTATGTCGATTGGGGAATTCTTATTTTTATATGTCGATGATCCTGAGTGTTGATTTTTTTTCCATCCAAAGAATATCTACAATTGTTTGGTATAACTTGGTCGACTTAGACTTAGGAACTGCAATTTCTTGGCCAAATTAGAAATAACAAATTCGGTTGTTAAACTATTGATACCATTCATCTGGATTCTGATATCCCCATTGAACTCATGGTATCCTGAGATACCTCCTGTTGCTTGAGCATCGTGCCTTGAAGGTGTAGTGACCAGTGCCATATTTTCTTATAACTTACATCTCAGAATTCAGAATTCCATGAGCAATGTACATATCTTTTATCATTTGCACATTTTGTAAGATTATCAAGAAATATACAAGCTAAGTGTATGCTTAGTAAAGTTTGAATTGCCTCTTATTATCCAGAAACATATAAGCTAAATGTATGTTTAGTAAAACTTGCATTGTCACTTGGGGTTCCTGGACTCAGCATTAAGATACACAAAATTCTGACTACAAATGAACATAACCTTAGTTTCTATTTTCTATGTTCACTTACATTTGTTCTAAATAATATGCCATGACCTATTCGCTTTGTCATTTTccaattgtctttgcaaaatccACCCTAACTTTTACTTTTTGATTAAGCATGAAAGAAGCATAACATCATTTAAAACATACTTTTAGTGATTGGTAGTTAGTGTTTGCATGAGATTCATTTCCCCAAAAGACAACCAATTTTCATAGAACAACAATATCTACACATGAGACGGTAATACAACATTTGTAGGGTTGAACATACAAACTCCAGTTTTCATAGCACAGCCAAGTCATACTCAAAACCACATTTCTTAGACCGTCCATGGAATTTAACATAGAAATCTCTAACATCAATTTTTTTGACATGAAGTGTTGAAGTATTAATTCTGAAAAGTATGCATCGGATCTACAATGAAGGGGTAACCAGACATAGTCTGACCCCCGAACAAGGTTATTTGAAAAAAAACGAAGTTTGTTCTTCCAGTTTCCAACAAGGCAACACAATCCTGCTTATGCTCCCAAATGGATTCATTGATAAACTGATGCTTAGCCAAGTCAGGAAGATCTTTGCTATTCCAAAAAATCCTTTCATTAGGGATTTTTTGTTAATGTGCGTACTAAGCCTAGTTGCCGAGATCACAACCTTCTTTTGATGAGATTGTGTGACCCACACACCTCATGGCCTTTGATCCGTCTGACCATCCCCATTCATCGGAGTTTTGACCCCCTTcttcctcacctaaatctccaggTAGGTTACTTAGATTAGGAATCTATAGCAATACTCAGATTAGGAAGCTATAGCGGTGTAAGGTGTGCGACTGTAGGTAGGAAGCTATAGCAATGCCCTGCTGTCCCCAAACCAGAATTGACAAACCGTTACTGCTGATTACCCTTTCCATGGCTTATTCCCCCTCTCATATAAATCACATAGCATTTGTTGTAACAAGTGTCCCAAAGCGCCTCCTCACAAAGCTGAGACTCCTTGAATAACCTTGAATCTTTTAAAAGGACACCTTTTAAAATCACAGGGACTCCTACATAGTTGGAAGTACACTTGAGCACCACGCCCTCCATGTATAGACCCATTGTTGCTTTACTACTGTGCACATTGCCATAATAACCATCTTTCACAATTTAACTAGCAAATGCTTAATATTTTTGTTGCTTATTTATTTTGGGATTAAAGAAAACAATTCTTTTTTAACCTTTCTCTTTTTCGGTTCTTACCCCAATTTTACCATTTAGCTGCGGAATTCATGTTTTACTTTCATGTTTGGAATAATAGATGGAAAGCTCGTTCCAAAGCTGTCCTAGCAGAACTCAAGAGTTTTCAAGCTGACCTCATGTGCATACAGGTTggctcttgtttctgctgtttcaaTAACAATTTTTTTTTATTGTGTGGTTGTGTCTAGTTTTTTTTGTTATTACTATATTCTTGGATCAAGAGTTGGCTCAAGAGTTTTTCCGAATATGATGATTTTTGGATCATATCTATATTCTTATTCTACTTTATGTCAGCTTCATGTAACATGCCTGTATTGTTTTTGTAAGGGAATGCCTCTATATCTTGTTTGTttgtgggagtggtgttttggaacatgggtgcgtatgctccctatattttgaaatgcatcttatgtacattttaaatttcaaaaaaattgaaacaaaaaatttgtacgtacatcttcacgtgctacacgcttagaaagtcgtttcataaaaaatcgacttatcatgtgacgtgtgtaaaaaagataaaattcagtgctaaaaataatgcttttcacaagataaagtttctccgttttacatagaccacaaaaaatattggtttttcgtgaaacttagcgaatgcacatacattatggagatgtacatgtagaattttttatccaatttttttgacatttcgaaatatgtttttttggtagagagagcatacgcacccgggagccgaattgaatttccggttTGTTTGTGAATGAATAGATAATATAACCAGATGGCATGCGCACCAATGTGCAATCTTGGGGTTGTAATGCGATATTAGGTGGCCTATGCTGatttatctttttttttcttctataAATTATCTGGGCTAGTAGGCGCTTTTTCCACGGGCCACACTCCACACTGTCTGTTATGCCCATTTACTCCAAAGAAGTATTTTCCTAAATTAAATTTGGGGACAAGCCTTTTGAGTTGCGACTCAAAAGTGAGTTGCCAACCCCTGCAACTCAGTGTATAGTCGACGTAAGTCACTGTATAGCCGCGAGAGCATGTTTGGAGATATTACAATTTCGGATTGAATAACTAGCTAGATTGCACACACCACCccaacaccaccacttcaagcatGTTTTACAAGAAAATCTACAACCATGCAATGCTTTATACAAAAACACGTCAAGCCTACGATGACATGGCCACACACATGTTGCATGGCACCAACACGCCGCTGTACGCCTCATTGTCACCTCGACTTTGGTTGTTCCCGGCACAAAAACACTCTCACTGGTGTCTCTTCCTCTGTGGGCTGGGAGAGGCGAGCCAAGTGCTGATTCTGTTGAACAGAGTGATCCTTCGGCGGAGGCGTGTCAACGGAAGAGTCTAACCCACGATACACCTTACAATTTGAACTTTTCATAAATACCTATTACACCCTATATCTAGGAACGAGGGGTGTACTGATTCTATTGAGTGTACAGTGCATAGTATAGTATACATAAAAATACATGTTTGGACAATATATCTGATTATGTGAGCCTTTACAGGCGCtagtgaaataccactacttcTAGTGTTATTTTACTTGTTCTGTGGGTCGGAAGAGGGGCAAGCCCCCTCCTTTACACAATGAAAATATGTGTCACAAACTAGCTTCCATCCAAGGCTTGGTCTCACTGTGCCGTTCTGAGTACATTGTCAGGTGGGGAGTTTGGCTAGGGCGGCAAATATCTCAAAATATAAGAAAGGTGTATAAGATAAGCTCAATGAGATCAGATATCTCATGTGGAACAAGAAAGTAGAAGTTCATTTGATTTTTTGTTTCCAATACAAATACAAACCATGAAAGCATGACTTACTGACTCTTTAGATCTTCGGTGTTTGAACCCAGAGGTGTCAAAAAAGTTACAACAAGGATAACTGGCTTGTGAAAGTCAAATGTTAATAGCAAGTCGATTGATGAAAAGTGTGCATATGAGATTCAATGTAGCTATGCACTATTTCTCACTCATGGTGACCTTACCAGTAATCATCCTTTTGTGGAAGGCAGTGTACCAGGGGCGGTAGCACAGTCAGTGATGTATGTGTGTATGCGCTGTGCTCAGTGCAGACAGTGGAGATGGAGTGGCCGGTGCTGTTATAGGACATGGCTATAATATCCGGAACGCTCCCTTGTGGACAATGGCTCTAGCTATAAAGAtacaagagattcattgttattgtTGACCCATCCAGAATCTAGAATTGGGTGTAGCCAGTGTAGTTTTACTTCATATTGTGGGACCATACTGAAACTGCTATGCATTTGAATGTGTTGTTTTCGGTAGTAAACTCAGCTGATATGCAACATTCTTTTTAAATATACTACTTGAAGCTATTGTGCATTGGAGATGTTCTTAATGTAGACTTTACACCATTCTTTGAACATATTATTGGTTCATCCTTGTAAGCAATATATGTGGCTGTGACAGGAGTTGGACGAATATGAAACCTTCTACAAGAAAAACATGGAAAGTTCCGGGTATTCAAGTATTTATGTCCAGCGATCTGGGGACAAACGGGATGGATGTGGTATATTCTATAAACCGAAAAGGTAAAACATGTACGCTTAACTAATATACATGGTGTATCAGCTACTAATTTCAGGACAGCCCCTTAGTGAACTTCTCTCCCTGCAAATATATGTGTTGCTTTGCTGTAATCCGTATTCAACTTGCGAACACATTGTTTGCAAATAAGTGGGTAGTAATGTACAAAGCTGCGCATGAAAGAAAGAGTTCCCGCAAAATTATTTCTTACATGATGCAGTTAATTTTCCTGACATATTTGTTACTTTTGCAGCATGGAACTAATGCAGAAAGAAGTAATACATTATAATGATTTGGTGGAAACATACCGTTCTAGTGATGATGTAATTAGTGCTACCTCAGATAATTCTTCGCCAGCAGAAGGTAATATGAAGTCGCTGAACCTGATATTCTTG
This Lolium perenne isolate Kyuss_39 chromosome 1, Kyuss_2.0, whole genome shotgun sequence DNA region includes the following protein-coding sequences:
- the LOC127315876 gene encoding carbon catabolite repressor protein 4 homolog 4, which produces MLKPQTIWAATLPLSLGRLLLLPKSSPSNPCGRRLPFRPVCKRRMSAQAQPRFAPLPTAQTESDAGAEEGHQFRLVSYNILAQVYVKSAFFPHSPSASLKWKARSKAVLAELKSFQADLMCIQELDEYETFYKKNMESSGYSSIYVQRSGDKRDGCGIFYKPKSMELMQKEVIHYNDLVETYRSSDDVISATSDNSSPAEESSGKEDNSKHGDPNDPRVRLKRDCVGLLAAFKLTDPCEHILIVANTHIYWDPAWIDVKLTQAKYLLSKVSEFENVISNKFTCKPSVIIAGDFNSTPGDKVYNYLVSANSEPTDEVPLKLRSLYAANGGEPEYTNYTPGFTGTLDYIFLLDGSSVKPTSLLRLPRGDSADVEGGLPNFHHPSDHLPIGADFQVLSS